A genomic segment from Malaclemys terrapin pileata isolate rMalTer1 chromosome 1, rMalTer1.hap1, whole genome shotgun sequence encodes:
- the LOC128830492 gene encoding elongation of very long chain fatty acids protein 4-like isoform X3, translating to MASAWQKIQEFYNWALENGDPRTDPWLLVYSPLPVTLLFTLYLLFVALGPHLMQKWEPLRLKGLLTAYNLTLVVLSIYMFYEFLVTSVLANYSYLCQPVDYTRSKLGMRQMARVCWWFFFSKVIELLDTVFFILRKKPEQVTFLHVYHHGTMLFNWWAGVKYVPGGQAFFIGMLNSFVHIFMYLYYGLASLGPQMQRYLWWKRYLTILQLCQFVAIAVHSSYNLFTECPFPDGFNVAVFLYILSLIVLFLNFYYWTYIRGKWEKLR from the exons ATGGCTTCAGCTTGGCAGAAAATTCAAGAGTTCTACAACTGGGCCCTTGAAAATGGAG ACCCAAGGACAGACCCCTGGCTCCTGGTTTACTCTCCACTTCCAGTCACCCTGCTCTTCACCCTCTACCTCTTATTTGTGGCACTGGGACCACACCTCATGCAGAAGTGGGAGCCACTGAGGCTAAAGGGTCTGCTGACTGCCTATAATTTGACCCTGGTGGTTCTGTCAATCTATATGTTCTATGAG ttccTGGTAACTTCAGTCTTGGCCAACTATAGTTACCTGTGTCAGCCAGTGGATTACACCAGAAGCAAGTTGGGAATGAGG CAGATGGCGAGAGTGTGTTGGTGGTTCTTCTTCTCCAAAGTCATCGAGCTGCTTGATACG GTCTTCTTCATTCTGCGCAAGAAGCCTGAGCAGGTGACTTTCCTGCATGTGTATCATCATGGCACCATGCTTTTCAACTGGTGGGCTGGTGTCAAATATGTGCCTGGAGGACAGG CCTTCTTCATTGGGATGTTGAACTCCTTTGTGCACATCTTCATGTACCTGTATTATGGGCTGGCCAGCCTGGGACCACAAATGCAGCGCTACCTGTGGTGGAAACGCTATCTCACCATCCTGCAGCTG TGCCAGTTTGTGGCCATCGCTGTTCACTCCTCCTATAACCTCTTCACAGAGTGCCCATTCCCCGATGGCTTCAACGTTGCAGTCTTCCTCTACATCCTCAGCCTCATTGTTCTCTTCCTAAACTTCTACTACTGGACCTACATCAGGGGGAAGTGGGAGAAACTAAGATGA
- the LOC128830492 gene encoding elongation of very long chain fatty acids protein 4-like isoform X1 has product MRHLLQGSGMASAWQKIQEFYNWALENGDPRTDPWLLVYSPLPVTLLFTLYLLFVALGPHLMQKWEPLRLKGLLTAYNLTLVVLSIYMFYEFLVTSVLANYSYLCQPVDYTRSKLGMRQMARVCWWFFFSKVIELLDTVFFILRKKPEQVTFLHVYHHGTMLFNWWAGVKYVPGGQAFFIGMLNSFVHIFMYLYYGLASLGPQMQRYLWWKRYLTILQLCQFVAIAVHSSYNLFTECPFPDGFNVAVFLYILSLIVLFLNFYYWTYIRGKWEKLR; this is encoded by the exons ATGAGACACCTTCTTCAG GGATCCGGGATGGCTTCAGCTTGGCAGAAAATTCAAGAGTTCTACAACTGGGCCCTTGAAAATGGAG ACCCAAGGACAGACCCCTGGCTCCTGGTTTACTCTCCACTTCCAGTCACCCTGCTCTTCACCCTCTACCTCTTATTTGTGGCACTGGGACCACACCTCATGCAGAAGTGGGAGCCACTGAGGCTAAAGGGTCTGCTGACTGCCTATAATTTGACCCTGGTGGTTCTGTCAATCTATATGTTCTATGAG ttccTGGTAACTTCAGTCTTGGCCAACTATAGTTACCTGTGTCAGCCAGTGGATTACACCAGAAGCAAGTTGGGAATGAGG CAGATGGCGAGAGTGTGTTGGTGGTTCTTCTTCTCCAAAGTCATCGAGCTGCTTGATACG GTCTTCTTCATTCTGCGCAAGAAGCCTGAGCAGGTGACTTTCCTGCATGTGTATCATCATGGCACCATGCTTTTCAACTGGTGGGCTGGTGTCAAATATGTGCCTGGAGGACAGG CCTTCTTCATTGGGATGTTGAACTCCTTTGTGCACATCTTCATGTACCTGTATTATGGGCTGGCCAGCCTGGGACCACAAATGCAGCGCTACCTGTGGTGGAAACGCTATCTCACCATCCTGCAGCTG TGCCAGTTTGTGGCCATCGCTGTTCACTCCTCCTATAACCTCTTCACAGAGTGCCCATTCCCCGATGGCTTCAACGTTGCAGTCTTCCTCTACATCCTCAGCCTCATTGTTCTCTTCCTAAACTTCTACTACTGGACCTACATCAGGGGGAAGTGGGAGAAACTAAGATGA
- the LOC128830492 gene encoding elongation of very long chain fatty acids protein 4-like isoform X2: MRHLLQGSGMASAWQKIQEFYNWALENGDPRTDPWLLVYSPLPVTLLFTLYLLFVALGPHLMQKWEPLRLKGLLTAYNLTLVVLSIYMFYEFLVTSVLANYSYLCQPVDYTRSKLGMRMARVCWWFFFSKVIELLDTVFFILRKKPEQVTFLHVYHHGTMLFNWWAGVKYVPGGQAFFIGMLNSFVHIFMYLYYGLASLGPQMQRYLWWKRYLTILQLCQFVAIAVHSSYNLFTECPFPDGFNVAVFLYILSLIVLFLNFYYWTYIRGKWEKLR, from the exons ATGAGACACCTTCTTCAG GGATCCGGGATGGCTTCAGCTTGGCAGAAAATTCAAGAGTTCTACAACTGGGCCCTTGAAAATGGAG ACCCAAGGACAGACCCCTGGCTCCTGGTTTACTCTCCACTTCCAGTCACCCTGCTCTTCACCCTCTACCTCTTATTTGTGGCACTGGGACCACACCTCATGCAGAAGTGGGAGCCACTGAGGCTAAAGGGTCTGCTGACTGCCTATAATTTGACCCTGGTGGTTCTGTCAATCTATATGTTCTATGAG ttccTGGTAACTTCAGTCTTGGCCAACTATAGTTACCTGTGTCAGCCAGTGGATTACACCAGAAGCAAGTTGGGAATGAGG ATGGCGAGAGTGTGTTGGTGGTTCTTCTTCTCCAAAGTCATCGAGCTGCTTGATACG GTCTTCTTCATTCTGCGCAAGAAGCCTGAGCAGGTGACTTTCCTGCATGTGTATCATCATGGCACCATGCTTTTCAACTGGTGGGCTGGTGTCAAATATGTGCCTGGAGGACAGG CCTTCTTCATTGGGATGTTGAACTCCTTTGTGCACATCTTCATGTACCTGTATTATGGGCTGGCCAGCCTGGGACCACAAATGCAGCGCTACCTGTGGTGGAAACGCTATCTCACCATCCTGCAGCTG TGCCAGTTTGTGGCCATCGCTGTTCACTCCTCCTATAACCTCTTCACAGAGTGCCCATTCCCCGATGGCTTCAACGTTGCAGTCTTCCTCTACATCCTCAGCCTCATTGTTCTCTTCCTAAACTTCTACTACTGGACCTACATCAGGGGGAAGTGGGAGAAACTAAGATGA